DNA from Desulfarculus baarsii DSM 2075:
TCAAGGACGGGCCGATCCGCCTGCAGATGAACGAGATGCTCACGGGCATGGTTCTGCCCAGCTGGATGCTGCGCATCTGCAAGAGCGTCATTCCCACCCAGTGGCAGGCCGAGGTGCTCCTGCACGCCCGGACCTACTCGCCGGCCGAGGCCCTGGCCAAAAACATCATCCACGCCGTGGCCCCGGCCGATCAAGACATCGTGGCCGCGGCCAAGCAGGCCTGCCAGGATCTGCTGGCCCTGGAGCCGGGGGCCTATTCCTACACCAAGCGCCTGATGCACGGCCCCGGCCTGGCCGAGGATCTGGCCAAGCTGCCCGCCGAGATGGCCCGCAAGTAGTCGGCGAATCAACGCAAAAACGACCCGGCGGGATGTTTGGCTTGGCCTTCATGGGCAGCCCAACCCCCCGAGCCGCTCGTGGACATCATAACCCCGGCGGGATGGCTTGGCCGCCCCGCCGGGGTCGCGCTTTTTTTCAGGCGAAGCTCATCATCACCTCGCGCAGGGCGGCCTTGTCCACCGGCTGGTCGGCCAGGGGGCCGTTGCGCAGCACGTCGAAGTGGTCGTCAAAGGCCGGGCGGTCGTTTTTGTAGAGCAGGCCGATGGGGATGCGCTGGCCGAACTCGAAACTTAGCTGCATGGCCCGGGCCCAGTCGGTGGGGTCGTGTTCGGGCCCCAGCTTGTAGGCCCTGTCCTTGTACCACTTGAACGTATTGACTTTGTTGAACGAAACGCACGGCTGCAACACGTCGATCAGGGCCAGGCCGCGATGGGCCAGGCCTTGCTGGATCAGCTCGGCCAGGTGGTCGATCTCGCCCGAAAAGCCCCGCGCCACGAACCCGGCGTGCAGCGAGATGGCCACGGCCAGCGGGTTGAAGGGGTGCGACCACACGCCGTCGGGCTGGGCCTTGGTCTTGAAGCCCTCCATGCTGGTGGGGCTGGCCTGGCCCTTGGTCAGGCCATAGACCTGATTGTCGTGGACGATGATGGTGATGTCCAGGTTGCAGCGCAGGGCGGCCAGAAAGTGATTGCCGCCCTCGCCGTAGTGGCAGCCGTCGCCGCTTTCGACGATGACCTTGAGCCGGGGGTTGGCCAGCTTGGCCCCGCTGGCCGCCGGCAGGGATCGGCCGTGCAGGCCGTTGAAGGCGTTGCACAACAGATAATGGGGCGTCTTGGCCGCCTGGCCGATGCCGCTGACCATGAGGATGTCTTGCGGTTCCAGGCCGCTGTGGGCCAGGGCCTTTTTCAGGGCCTTGAGGATGGAGTGGTTGCCGCAGCCTGGGCACCAGGCGGTCTCGAACTGGCCGAAGTCTTCGATGGTAGCCATTTGGTCGATCCTCCCCGCTGCCTAGGCTTGCAGCTCGCGCAAAATATATTCGGGCGTCAGCGGCAGGCCGTCGTAGCGCGGCACGATGCGGCCGACCTCGAAGCCGGTTTCGCGGCGGATCAGCCCGGCCAGTTGGCCGGTGAGGTTGCCCTCGACCATGACCACCCGGCCGGCTTGCCGGAAGCGCTCCAGGAATTTGTCGCCCACCAGCGGCCAGACCTGGCTGAAGTGGCAGGTGGCCACGCTGCGGCCGGCCTGGCGCAGCTCTTGGGCGGCCTCGCGCACGGGGCCCTTGGCGCTGCCCCAGCAGGCCAGCAGCAGCTCGGCCTCGGCCGGGCCCTCGAAGGACGGGGCGATGACCGCCTCGGCCAGGATGGCCAGCTTGCGCATGCGTTTTTCGGCCATTTGCACGCGCACGGCCAGGTCTTCGGTGATATGGCCGTCGGCGGTGTGCTCGTCGCTGTCGGCCACGACCAGCTCCGGGCCAAAGCCGGGCAGGGCCCGTGGCGAGACGCCGCTTGCGTCGATGGCGTAGCGCTGGTAGGCCCGGCCCAGGCCCGGCTGGCGCAGCCCCGCGCGCACCGGCTCCAGGCCGTCGAGCGCGAAGGGCTCCACCGCCCGCAACGAGTCGGCCAGGTATTGATCGCCCAGGATAAACACCGGCCCCTGGGATTGTTCGGCCAAAAAGAAGGCCTTGCGCGTCAGGTGGAAGCATTCCTCCACGCTGCCCGGGGCCAGGATGGCCCGGGGAAATTCGCCGTGGCCGGCGTAGAGCGTCAGCTCCAGGTCGGCCTGCTCGGTGCGGGTGGGCAGGCCCGTGGCCGGGCCGGGCCGCTGGATGACGGCGATGACCAGTGGCGTTTCGGTCATGCCGGCCAGGCTCACGCCCTCGCCCATCAGGGCGAAGCCGCCGCCGCTGGTGCTGACGATGGCCGGCGCGCCGGCAAATGACGCGCCGATGGCCATGTTGATGGCGGCGATCTCGTCCTCGGCCTGCTCGACGACCAAACCCATTTTTTTGGCGTGGGCCGCCAGGTTCAGGGCGATGGAGGTGGCCGGGGTCATGGGATAAAAGGCGCAGAACTTCACCCCGGCCGACATGGCCCCCAGGGCGATGGCGTCGTTGCCGCCCATCAGCAGGCGCTCGGCCTGGGCCTGGGTCGGGGCCAGGCCGTCAAAGGCCGGGTGGTTGGTCTGGGCCCAGTCCCAGGCGGCGTCCAGGGCCTGGGCGTTGGCGGCGATGACCTCGTCGGGTTGTTTTTTCAGGCTGTGGGCCAATTGTTCGTGGACCACGGCCTTGTCCAGGCCCATCAGGCTGGCGGCCACGCCCAGGGCCACGGTGTTCTCGTAGCGGGCGGCGGCCAGTTCCTTGTAAGGGATGCTCAGGCACTGGCTCAGGCCGCAGCTCAGGCCAGTGTCGGCCAGCACCAGCGCGCCGGGGCGCAGTTCGGCCTCGTGGACGCTCAACGTGTTTTGATCCAGGGCCACCAGGATGTCGACGCCCTCGCGCTGGGCGGCGATGGGCCCCACGGCCGCGCGGATGGAGTAGGTGTTGTGGCCGCCCCGGATGCGCGACATGTAGCTTTGGCCCACCACGATGTGGTAGCCGGCCCTGGTCAGCGTGGTGGCCAGCACCTGCCCGATGGTCACCAGGCCCTGGCCGGCCTCGCCGCCGATCATGATCGTCAGTTCGCTTCTGGCCATACGCAATAACCTCGCCTTGGATGGCGCGCCCAGGCGCGTGTGATGACCGCCGGGCGAGCCTGACGGTCGGTTGATAGCTTTAGATGGTAGCAAATCGCCGCCCCCTGTCCAAGGCAAGTCTTGGCCGGGCGTCTTGACAGGGGGCGGCTTTGCGGCCATAGATTAATCATACGCCTCGGGCGAAGCGCTTGTTAACCACGTGATTGGCCGCTTTGGGCCAGGGGAGCGCCGGCAATGGAGCTTAAAGGCAAGAGCGTGGCCATCTTGGCCGCCGACCTCTACAACGAATACGAACTGATCTACCCCTACTATCGCCTGCTGGAGGCCGGGGCGCGGGTGCTGGTGGTGGGGGCCGGCGACGCCAAGTCCTACAAGAGCAAGGTCGGCCTGCCGGTGAGCGTCGACGCGGCCGTGGGCGATATCTCGGCCGACGATTTCGACGGCGTGGTCATCCCCGGCGGCTTCGCGCC
Protein-coding regions in this window:
- a CDS encoding 2-oxoacid:ferredoxin oxidoreductase subunit beta, coding for MATIEDFGQFETAWCPGCGNHSILKALKKALAHSGLEPQDILMVSGIGQAAKTPHYLLCNAFNGLHGRSLPAASGAKLANPRLKVIVESGDGCHYGEGGNHFLAALRCNLDITIIVHDNQVYGLTKGQASPTSMEGFKTKAQPDGVWSHPFNPLAVAISLHAGFVARGFSGEIDHLAELIQQGLAHRGLALIDVLQPCVSFNKVNTFKWYKDRAYKLGPEHDPTDWARAMQLSFEFGQRIPIGLLYKNDRPAFDDHFDVLRNGPLADQPVDKAALREVMMSFA
- a CDS encoding 2-oxoacid:acceptor oxidoreductase subunit alpha, producing MARSELTIMIGGEAGQGLVTIGQVLATTLTRAGYHIVVGQSYMSRIRGGHNTYSIRAAVGPIAAQREGVDILVALDQNTLSVHEAELRPGALVLADTGLSCGLSQCLSIPYKELAAARYENTVALGVAASLMGLDKAVVHEQLAHSLKKQPDEVIAANAQALDAAWDWAQTNHPAFDGLAPTQAQAERLLMGGNDAIALGAMSAGVKFCAFYPMTPATSIALNLAAHAKKMGLVVEQAEDEIAAINMAIGASFAGAPAIVSTSGGGFALMGEGVSLAGMTETPLVIAVIQRPGPATGLPTRTEQADLELTLYAGHGEFPRAILAPGSVEECFHLTRKAFFLAEQSQGPVFILGDQYLADSLRAVEPFALDGLEPVRAGLRQPGLGRAYQRYAIDASGVSPRALPGFGPELVVADSDEHTADGHITEDLAVRVQMAEKRMRKLAILAEAVIAPSFEGPAEAELLLACWGSAKGPVREAAQELRQAGRSVATCHFSQVWPLVGDKFLERFRQAGRVVMVEGNLTGQLAGLIRRETGFEVGRIVPRYDGLPLTPEYILRELQA